Proteins co-encoded in one Crateriforma spongiae genomic window:
- the thiC gene encoding phosphomethylpyrimidine synthase ThiC has translation MTSTQILAARAGEVTAEMKFVAEREGLDAELIRDEVAAGRLVIPANKVHAAGALEPMGIGIAAKCKINANIGNSAVTSNADEELQKLRTAIHHGADTVMDLSTGKDIDNIRRVIIDNSPVPIGTVPIYQMLEELGGNIEDMNAQHFLDMVEHQAKQGVDYMTIHCGVKLEHLHLSVNRVTGIVSRGGSLIAKWMMAHNKQNPLYDAFDDLCDIMRQYDVTWSLGDGMRPGSIADASDAAQFAELDVLGELTRRGQENGTQVMVEGPGHIPMHQIQMNIEKQIEVCNGAPFYVLGPLVTDIAPGYDHITSGIGAAMAGWYGAAMLCYVTPKEHLGLPNEEDVKQGVIAYKIAAHAADVARGRKGAQDRDDALSKARFEFDWNEQFRLSLDPETARRYHDETLPQETFKSASFCSMCGPKYCSMKITEDIRKMAREKKLVNLEP, from the coding sequence ATGACCAGCACACAGATTCTGGCCGCTCGCGCCGGCGAAGTGACCGCAGAAATGAAATTCGTTGCCGAGCGTGAGGGCTTGGACGCCGAACTGATTCGGGACGAAGTGGCCGCCGGCCGATTGGTCATCCCTGCCAACAAGGTTCACGCCGCCGGTGCGCTGGAACCAATGGGCATCGGCATCGCCGCAAAGTGCAAGATCAACGCCAACATCGGCAACAGCGCGGTCACCAGTAACGCCGACGAAGAATTGCAAAAGTTGCGGACCGCCATCCATCATGGCGCCGACACGGTGATGGATCTGTCGACCGGAAAAGACATCGACAACATCCGCCGCGTCATCATCGACAACAGCCCCGTTCCGATCGGCACAGTGCCGATCTATCAGATGCTGGAAGAACTGGGCGGCAACATCGAAGACATGAACGCCCAGCACTTTTTGGACATGGTCGAACACCAGGCCAAGCAGGGTGTCGATTACATGACGATTCACTGTGGCGTCAAACTGGAACACCTGCACCTGAGCGTCAATCGGGTCACGGGCATCGTCAGCCGCGGCGGATCGTTGATCGCCAAGTGGATGATGGCGCACAACAAACAAAACCCGCTGTACGATGCTTTTGACGATCTGTGTGACATCATGCGGCAATATGATGTCACCTGGTCCCTGGGCGATGGGATGCGGCCCGGAAGCATCGCCGATGCCTCCGACGCGGCACAGTTTGCCGAACTGGACGTGCTGGGTGAATTGACCCGACGCGGGCAAGAAAACGGCACGCAGGTCATGGTCGAAGGCCCGGGACACATCCCGATGCACCAGATCCAAATGAACATCGAAAAGCAGATCGAAGTCTGCAACGGCGCCCCGTTCTACGTCTTGGGTCCACTGGTTACTGATATCGCACCGGGATACGACCACATCACCAGCGGGATCGGTGCCGCGATGGCCGGATGGTACGGCGCCGCAATGTTGTGCTATGTCACGCCCAAAGAGCACTTGGGATTGCCCAACGAAGAAGACGTCAAACAGGGTGTGATCGCGTACAAGATCGCCGCCCATGCCGCCGACGTCGCGCGGGGCCGAAAGGGTGCCCAGGACCGGGACGACGCCCTGTCCAAAGCACGATTCGAATTCGACTGGAACGAACAGTTTCGCCTGTCACTGGATCCGGAAACCGCTCGCCGCTATCACGACGAGACATTGCCGCAAGAAACCTTCAAAAGTGCAAGTTTTTGCAGCATGTGTGGCCCGAAGTATTGTTCAATGAAGATCACCGAAGACATTCGTAAAATGGCCCGCGAGAAAAAGCTGGTGAATCTGGAACCGTAA
- the rnr gene encoding ribonuclease R, whose product MEVSQKLTDRLMQLVHTAEYRPSKPKHIAAALKLDPDEYRELRRVIKQLVIEGRLVYGGNHLVIPASAFEGGSDTLRGKFRRAMGGGFGFVRPGDGGNDRDAEVPDDIFVPPGKTMGALEGDIVEVRIEPGRRGGTEGEVVQVLQRVRRQFTGTFQNEQGSPVVYLDGTPYEHPVHVGDVRGMPLTADDKVFVELVEFPGEDGLGGEAVILERLGTSKNPAIDTLSIMRQFALPDHFPEAVLDDARQAADAFDDESVPDDRLDLTDKLTITIDPRDARDFDDAISLEREDGRWRLWVHIADVSHFVRPGGPLDRDAQNRATSVYLPDRVVPMIPEIISNHLASLQPEKMRLTKTVEIEYTDDLVITHTEVHNAAIRSDMRLNYEQVDRFLADPLQHRGKWGDAVCDLLSRMHELAMHIRRRRFKSGSLSMDMPDIKLDLDRTGKVKGAYLVEHTESHQIIEEFMLAANQAVATWLDDQELNFLHRIHAPPERRKLRQLSTFLQDLGLTKQSVESRFEIQAILDAVAGKPLENAVNFAVLKAMSKAIYAPNREGHYALDMEHYCHFTSPIRRYPDLSVHRLVQRLIENRSPANEGSRPDDSFAELVKLGHHCSDMERNAQQAERELIELKLLHFLKKKVGETLSAVISRVFADGLHARCIKLPVDGFIPVSSLPKDQYRFERRGQMIVGFKKGNQFRLGDQLTVKIANVDLQDRQLFLEVVTNHSASSSADRPRERNSKKPKYKAKRQTDRRAKKKRRRR is encoded by the coding sequence ATGGAAGTCTCTCAAAAATTGACCGACCGCCTGATGCAGTTGGTCCATACGGCCGAATATCGCCCCAGCAAACCGAAACACATCGCGGCCGCTTTGAAGCTGGATCCGGATGAGTATCGCGAATTGCGGCGCGTCATCAAACAATTGGTCATTGAAGGCCGCCTGGTCTATGGCGGGAACCATTTGGTCATTCCGGCCAGCGCTTTCGAAGGCGGATCGGACACCCTGCGCGGCAAGTTTCGCCGCGCCATGGGCGGCGGATTCGGGTTTGTCCGCCCCGGCGATGGCGGCAACGATCGTGACGCCGAAGTCCCCGACGATATTTTTGTGCCCCCCGGCAAAACAATGGGGGCATTGGAAGGCGACATTGTCGAAGTCCGCATCGAACCCGGACGACGTGGCGGCACCGAGGGCGAAGTCGTTCAGGTTCTGCAGCGGGTTCGTCGCCAGTTCACCGGCACGTTTCAAAACGAACAAGGATCTCCGGTCGTTTACCTGGATGGGACGCCCTACGAACACCCGGTGCATGTCGGAGACGTTCGGGGGATGCCATTGACGGCCGACGACAAAGTTTTTGTCGAACTGGTGGAGTTCCCCGGTGAAGATGGCTTGGGCGGTGAAGCGGTCATCCTGGAACGACTGGGCACCAGCAAGAATCCCGCGATCGACACGCTGTCGATCATGCGGCAATTTGCGTTACCCGACCACTTTCCCGAAGCGGTGTTGGACGACGCCCGCCAGGCCGCCGACGCTTTTGACGACGAATCGGTGCCGGACGATCGGCTGGATCTGACCGACAAGCTGACGATCACCATCGACCCGCGTGACGCGCGTGATTTCGACGACGCGATCTCGCTGGAACGCGAAGACGGCCGTTGGCGATTGTGGGTCCATATCGCCGATGTCAGTCATTTCGTACGTCCCGGCGGCCCGCTGGATCGCGACGCCCAGAACCGTGCGACCAGTGTCTATTTGCCCGACCGCGTTGTACCGATGATCCCTGAAATCATCAGCAACCACTTGGCCAGCTTGCAGCCGGAAAAGATGCGGCTGACCAAAACCGTCGAAATTGAATACACCGACGACCTAGTCATCACACACACCGAAGTGCACAACGCTGCGATCCGCAGTGACATGCGATTGAACTATGAACAAGTCGATCGCTTCTTGGCCGACCCGCTACAGCATCGCGGCAAATGGGGCGACGCGGTTTGCGATCTGCTGTCACGGATGCATGAATTGGCGATGCACATCCGGCGACGTCGATTCAAATCGGGATCACTGTCGATGGACATGCCCGACATCAAACTGGATTTGGATCGCACCGGTAAAGTCAAAGGTGCCTATCTGGTCGAACACACCGAAAGCCACCAGATCATCGAAGAGTTCATGCTGGCGGCCAACCAGGCGGTTGCAACCTGGCTGGACGACCAAGAATTGAATTTCCTGCACCGAATTCACGCACCGCCCGAGCGGCGCAAATTGCGGCAACTGTCGACCTTCCTGCAAGACTTGGGCTTGACCAAACAGTCGGTCGAAAGCCGATTTGAAATCCAGGCGATTCTGGACGCCGTTGCGGGCAAGCCGCTGGAAAACGCGGTCAACTTTGCCGTGTTGAAAGCAATGAGCAAAGCGATCTACGCGCCCAATCGCGAAGGTCACTATGCCTTGGACATGGAACACTATTGTCACTTCACCAGCCCCATTCGTCGGTACCCCGATTTGTCGGTGCACCGATTGGTCCAGCGATTGATTGAAAATCGTTCACCTGCCAACGAAGGCTCGCGTCCAGACGACTCGTTCGCCGAATTGGTCAAGCTCGGCCATCACTGCAGCGACATGGAACGCAACGCACAACAGGCCGAACGGGAATTGATCGAACTGAAATTGCTGCACTTTTTGAAAAAGAAGGTCGGTGAAACTTTGTCCGCGGTCATCAGCCGAGTTTTCGCCGACGGGCTGCACGCGAGATGCATCAAATTGCCGGTCGACGGATTCATTCCCGTTTCCAGTTTGCCCAAGGACCAGTACCGCTTTGAACGACGCGGTCAGATGATCGTCGGATTCAAAAAAGGAAACCAATTTCGCCTCGGCGACCAACTGACGGTGAAGATCGCAAACGTCGATCTACAGGACCGTCAATTGTTTTTGGAAGTGGTCACCAACCACAGTGCGTCGTCGTCCGCGGATCGTCCGCGCGAGCGGAACAGCAAAAAACCGAAATACAAAGCCAAGCGACAGACGGATCGGCGCGCAAAAAAGAAACGTCGCAGACGCTAA
- a CDS encoding class I SAM-dependent methyltransferase yields MTDWASDLRVLRQLLWHRTTGDTHQERLESFYGRQAGDYDSFRRRMLHGRRPLIDQIDFPAGGTWVDLGCGTGENVLFAGSKAARLKDIHLVDLSPSLLEKAGQRRVADSSTNIQTHLADATLFDLPDQSVDVATFSYSLTMIPDWFAAVENALRMLRPGGILGVTDFFVSRKHADEDLVHHGWLKRTFWQQWFAMDNVFLCGDHLAMLKRRTRVVHLDQHRGKVPYLPLLKAPYYVFLGRK; encoded by the coding sequence ATGACCGATTGGGCAAGCGATTTGCGAGTGCTACGGCAATTGCTGTGGCATCGAACCACCGGCGATACGCACCAAGAACGGCTGGAAAGTTTCTACGGCCGACAAGCCGGCGATTACGATTCCTTTCGACGTCGCATGTTGCACGGCCGTCGACCGTTGATCGATCAGATCGATTTTCCCGCAGGCGGGACCTGGGTCGACCTGGGATGCGGCACCGGCGAAAACGTTTTGTTTGCGGGATCAAAGGCGGCACGGCTGAAAGACATTCATCTGGTTGATCTTTCACCGTCTCTGTTGGAAAAGGCGGGGCAGCGTCGCGTCGCCGACAGTTCCACCAACATCCAAACGCATTTGGCTGATGCGACGTTGTTTGATCTGCCGGATCAGTCGGTCGACGTCGCCACTTTCAGCTATTCGTTGACGATGATTCCCGACTGGTTCGCCGCGGTTGAAAATGCGTTGCGTATGTTACGACCCGGTGGAATTTTGGGCGTCACGGATTTCTTTGTTTCTCGCAAGCACGCTGATGAAGACTTGGTTCATCACGGCTGGTTGAAACGCACGTTTTGGCAACAGTGGTTCGCCATGGACAACGTGTTTTTGTGTGGCGATCACCTGGCAATGTTGAAACGTCGGACGCGGGTTGTTCACTTGGACCAACATCGGGGCAAGGTTCCCTACTTGCCTCTGTTGAAGGCACCTTACTACGTCTTTTTGGGGCGAAAATGA
- a CDS encoding c-type cytochrome, which translates to MRRFPVPSIAWIYQKIIVVGLTKRCPLSVQQLVGSFALVLTTSLLGSVVCAENSGSFASVEASAEAVGGDARRGLRLLLETPLIPADFDQETFDAVWQSWPEPLRSRAKQSPPEIRRQMAFERYGLTPRPAGLRDTDDRPDDRPMQYVVDDQGRWTMNCLTCHGGMVDGRPYPGAPNNRFALQTLTEEIRATKWILGKPLARMDLGAMVIPLGSTHGTTNAVVFGMGLMHYRDADLNFQPKIPGKFTHHDMDAPPWWHFAKRPYIYIDGFAAKGHRGLMQFMLVPENGPTFFSDHEDDFRDVYAYLSSLMPPKFEGKIDTAVARQGKVLFEEHCARCHGTYGTDGTYPNQRIPIDDIGTDRVRFDALSVSGRQKYADSWFAKTETAERRSIASPDGYVAPPLDGVWASAPYFHNGSVPTLWGVLNPDQRPAVWRSDRLEFDSQEIGLCHEVVDQVPADVSDAAVRRTYFDTGLPGKSRIGHDYPDVLTEPEKRAVLEYLKTL; encoded by the coding sequence ATGCGTCGCTTTCCTGTCCCGTCGATTGCCTGGATTTATCAAAAAATCATCGTTGTGGGTCTGACCAAACGGTGCCCGCTGAGCGTCCAGCAATTGGTCGGCTCGTTCGCGCTGGTTCTGACTACGAGCCTGTTGGGTTCCGTCGTTTGCGCCGAAAACTCCGGTTCTTTCGCGTCAGTCGAAGCGTCTGCCGAGGCAGTCGGCGGCGACGCCCGGCGTGGGCTCCGCCTGCTGCTCGAGACCCCCCTGATCCCCGCCGACTTTGACCAGGAAACGTTTGATGCGGTCTGGCAAAGCTGGCCGGAACCGTTGCGAAGCCGCGCCAAACAATCCCCACCGGAAATTCGACGACAGATGGCGTTCGAGCGTTATGGCCTGACGCCGCGTCCGGCGGGACTTCGTGACACCGACGACCGGCCCGATGACCGACCGATGCAGTACGTCGTCGATGATCAGGGACGCTGGACAATGAACTGTCTCACCTGCCACGGCGGCATGGTCGACGGGCGACCGTACCCCGGCGCCCCCAACAACCGATTTGCACTACAAACGTTGACCGAAGAAATTCGGGCGACCAAGTGGATCCTGGGCAAACCATTGGCGCGGATGGATCTGGGCGCAATGGTCATTCCGCTGGGCAGCACTCACGGCACCACCAACGCGGTGGTCTTTGGCATGGGCTTGATGCATTACCGCGACGCCGACCTGAATTTCCAACCGAAGATTCCGGGCAAGTTCACACACCATGACATGGACGCACCGCCGTGGTGGCACTTCGCAAAGCGACCGTACATCTACATCGACGGGTTCGCGGCCAAAGGGCATCGTGGACTGATGCAGTTCATGTTGGTGCCTGAGAACGGCCCGACGTTCTTTTCCGATCACGAAGACGACTTCCGCGACGTCTACGCGTACCTGTCTTCGTTGATGCCGCCGAAATTCGAAGGAAAAATTGACACGGCCGTCGCGCGACAAGGCAAAGTTTTGTTCGAGGAACACTGTGCCAGGTGCCATGGCACTTATGGAACCGACGGGACCTATCCCAACCAGCGGATTCCGATCGATGACATCGGCACCGATCGTGTGCGTTTCGATGCGTTATCGGTCAGCGGCCGCCAGAAGTACGCCGACAGTTGGTTCGCCAAAACGGAAACTGCGGAACGCCGCAGCATTGCATCTCCCGATGGTTACGTCGCACCACCGCTGGACGGCGTCTGGGCCAGCGCGCCGTACTTTCACAACGGCAGCGTGCCCACGTTGTGGGGTGTATTGAATCCCGACCAGCGGCCGGCGGTTTGGCGTTCGGATCGCCTGGAGTTCGATTCACAGGAAATCGGGCTGTGTCACGAAGTGGTGGATCAAGTCCCCGCCGACGTTTCCGACGCCGCCGTCCGCCGCACCTATTTCGACACCGGCCTGCCCGGCAAAAGTCGCATCGGCCATGACTATCCCGATGTCCTGACGGAGCCGGAAAAGCGTGCCGTGCTGGAGTACCTGAAGACGCTGTAG
- a CDS encoding UDP-2,3-diacylglucosamine diphosphatase: protein MASAATSVRTLLISDVHLGCKHAQVKACLDFLQSYQPEQIYLVGDFIDGWKCNKGWHWPDECNQILNHLEQLIREGTEVFYVPGNHDAFLRNADYLRMIPEAFSQVKIADEFVFETLQGWRLLITHGDLFDFFETRAQWVSRATAGVYDFVLSLNRWVNRRRVGSNPYGACAFLKDRVKRGVRFISSFESSIMQHARQRRCEGVVCGHIHTPAIVRRKDSIYFNTGDWVENCTGLVEHHDGTIRLESTYGTPKTLQLNPHERLAMRTRSASADDRSDWYYGDDTERFDGNAGVESEFEKVRQIAG from the coding sequence ATGGCCTCTGCTGCAACGTCGGTCCGGACCCTTCTGATCAGCGACGTTCATCTCGGATGCAAGCACGCACAAGTCAAAGCCTGCTTGGACTTTTTGCAATCCTATCAACCAGAACAGATTTATCTGGTGGGTGATTTCATCGACGGTTGGAAGTGCAACAAGGGATGGCACTGGCCGGACGAATGCAACCAGATTCTGAATCACTTAGAGCAGTTAATCCGCGAAGGCACCGAGGTGTTTTATGTGCCCGGCAATCACGACGCGTTTCTGCGAAACGCCGACTATCTGCGGATGATTCCGGAAGCATTTTCCCAAGTGAAAATCGCCGATGAATTCGTGTTTGAAACCCTGCAGGGCTGGCGCTTGCTGATCACCCACGGCGATCTGTTCGACTTCTTTGAAACCCGGGCACAATGGGTGTCTCGCGCGACCGCCGGCGTGTACGACTTTGTGCTTAGCCTGAATCGGTGGGTCAATCGACGACGCGTCGGGTCGAATCCCTATGGTGCGTGTGCGTTTTTGAAAGACCGAGTCAAACGAGGCGTTCGGTTCATCAGCAGTTTCGAATCATCGATCATGCAGCACGCACGACAGCGACGTTGCGAAGGCGTGGTGTGTGGGCACATTCACACCCCGGCGATCGTCCGCCGCAAAGACTCCATTTACTTCAACACCGGCGATTGGGTCGAAAACTGTACCGGATTGGTGGAGCACCACGACGGCACGATTCGCTTGGAATCGACCTATGGAACCCCCAAAACCCTGCAATTGAATCCTCACGAACGATTGGCGATGCGGACCCGGTCGGCTTCGGCCGACGATCGATCGGATTGGTACTACGGCGACGATACCGAACGCTTCGATGGAAACGCCGGTGTGGAATCGGAATTCGAAAAGGTGCGTCAGATCGCGGGCTAG
- a CDS encoding DUF3419 family protein, protein MAFQGIANRCFNVVHKQNLIYNTCWEDPLLDRQALQLGPQDSVALITSAGCNSLDYALEGPAEVHAIDVNPLQNALLELKIAAIRSLEFDDFFQLFGHGRHADWQSIYRDRVRDQLSDVAKRTWDKRINFFDGSHRRRSFYFRGTSGLFAWLINRYVRRRPELRSAVDELLEADSLEQQREIYRRRNVDHLLWTRPLRWMLRRDATMAMLGVPRSQRNQIDRDYPGGLAKFIQDRIAHVFQNMPLKDNYFWRVYLTGEYTPECCPEYLRADNFSALKAGLVDRIKVHTSTVEGFLRQHDRPISRYVLLDHMDWLYDRFPDLLVSEWQAIVDRASAQARVLWRSAALQVDFVDPLQVTIDGKPVRVGDLLTYQNELAASLHQDDRVNTYGSFYIADLRGLAA, encoded by the coding sequence ATGGCATTTCAAGGTATCGCCAATCGTTGCTTTAACGTCGTTCACAAGCAAAACCTGATTTACAACACGTGCTGGGAAGATCCGTTGCTGGATCGCCAGGCGTTGCAGTTGGGGCCACAAGATTCAGTGGCTTTGATCACATCAGCGGGATGCAATTCGCTGGACTATGCGTTGGAAGGCCCGGCGGAAGTCCACGCCATCGACGTCAATCCGCTTCAAAACGCCCTGCTGGAGCTGAAAATCGCCGCCATCCGGTCGTTGGAGTTCGATGATTTCTTTCAGCTGTTCGGACATGGACGCCACGCGGACTGGCAATCGATTTATCGCGATCGCGTTCGTGACCAGTTGTCGGACGTGGCCAAACGGACTTGGGACAAGCGGATCAACTTCTTTGACGGCAGCCATCGTCGACGCAGTTTCTATTTTCGGGGCACGTCCGGGCTGTTCGCTTGGCTGATCAACCGGTACGTCCGTCGGCGGCCCGAACTGCGAAGCGCCGTCGATGAATTGCTGGAAGCCGATTCGCTGGAACAGCAGCGTGAAATCTATCGTCGGCGTAACGTCGATCATCTGCTGTGGACTCGTCCGCTGCGGTGGATGCTGCGTCGCGATGCGACAATGGCGATGCTTGGTGTACCGCGTAGCCAAAGGAATCAGATTGATCGTGACTATCCCGGCGGCTTGGCAAAGTTCATCCAAGACCGGATCGCGCATGTGTTTCAAAACATGCCGCTGAAGGACAACTATTTTTGGCGGGTCTATCTGACCGGCGAATACACCCCGGAATGCTGTCCAGAATATTTGCGGGCCGACAATTTTTCGGCACTCAAAGCGGGATTGGTCGATCGCATCAAGGTTCACACATCGACGGTGGAAGGCTTTTTGCGGCAACATGATCGGCCGATTTCACGCTACGTGTTGCTGGACCACATGGATTGGCTGTACGACCGTTTTCCGGATCTGTTGGTCAGCGAATGGCAGGCGATCGTCGATCGTGCATCGGCGCAGGCACGTGTGTTGTGGCGCAGTGCCGCGTTGCAGGTCGATTTCGTCGATCCGTTGCAAGTGACAATCGATGGCAAGCCAGTCCGCGTGGGTGATTTGTTGACCTATCAAAACGAATTGGCGGCGTCACTTCATCAAGACGATCGCGTCAACACCTACGGAAGTTTCTATATCGCAGATTTGCGAGGGTTGGCGGCATGA
- a CDS encoding bifunctional SulP family inorganic anion transporter/carbonic anhydrase has protein sequence MKLRDDLPASISVFLVALPLCLGIALASSSEAVPVPLMSGLIAGIIGGIVVGSISGSHTSVSGPAAGLVAIVIAQTEALGSFEAFVLAVSLAGVIQVFLGAMRAGVIAYYFPSSVIRGLLTAIGVILILKQLPHAVGYDRDAEGDFSFFQADGYNTFTELGHMFEAFSVTATVISLGCLCILIFWEKRFSGKTPIPGPLVAVVVGTLINELVGLIAPDYALGASHRVQLSGGADSSSGLFTFPDFSALQDPQLYLAAVTIALVASLETLLNLEAVDRLDTLKRVSPANRELYAQGIGNICSGLIGGLPVTSVIVRSSANVYSGAKSKASTIMHGIWLGGTVFTIPWLLEQIPLSALAAILLFTGYKLAKPAIFMDAWNKGWNQFLPFALTVLAIVFTDLLIGIVIGLIVGVIFVLRSMERTPFLSEQENPVTGNVTRLKFGQHLTFLNQSRVRKTLDKFAEGSHLILDASKTEYIDPDVLDTIRDFRDVKAPAKKIDVSFVGFRDRYALEDRKGYSDVVTRAKQAELTPLETLNLLRRGNERFLSGEMLERDWSHQRDQTSEAQHPMAALLGCIDSRVPAELVFDVGIGDIFSVRVAGNVVNEDVLGSLEYAAEVGEVNLIVVLGHTRCGAVTAACQGVKLGHVTELIEKISPIAQNVRSHHTGEEDAEFVDQVAKQNVLHVIDEIIRRSEIVANLIKEGKVDIVGGMYHLKEGRVEFFGGMIERLSDTAAT, from the coding sequence ATGAAACTTCGCGACGATCTTCCCGCCTCCATTTCGGTCTTTTTGGTGGCGTTGCCCCTGTGCCTGGGGATCGCCCTTGCATCCAGCAGTGAAGCGGTCCCCGTGCCGCTGATGAGCGGGCTGATCGCGGGCATCATTGGTGGAATCGTCGTCGGTTCGATCAGCGGATCGCACACCAGCGTCAGTGGTCCGGCGGCCGGTTTGGTGGCGATCGTGATTGCCCAAACCGAAGCGTTGGGATCGTTCGAGGCGTTTGTCCTGGCCGTTTCGCTGGCCGGCGTGATCCAGGTTTTCTTGGGCGCGATGCGGGCCGGCGTCATTGCCTATTACTTTCCGTCCAGTGTGATTCGAGGCCTGCTGACGGCGATCGGTGTCATCCTGATTCTGAAACAGTTGCCACACGCGGTGGGCTATGACCGCGATGCCGAAGGCGATTTCAGTTTCTTTCAAGCCGACGGCTACAACACGTTCACCGAACTGGGGCACATGTTCGAAGCGTTCAGCGTCACGGCAACGGTAATCAGCCTGGGATGCCTGTGCATTCTGATTTTTTGGGAGAAACGCTTTTCCGGAAAGACTCCCATCCCCGGCCCCTTGGTGGCGGTCGTCGTGGGCACACTGATCAACGAATTGGTCGGGCTGATTGCCCCCGACTATGCCCTGGGTGCAAGCCACCGAGTGCAACTTTCCGGCGGCGCCGATTCGTCGTCCGGTCTGTTTACATTCCCTGATTTCAGTGCGCTGCAGGATCCACAGCTGTATCTGGCTGCGGTCACCATCGCCTTGGTCGCATCACTGGAAACCTTGCTGAACTTGGAAGCGGTCGACCGCTTGGACACATTGAAACGCGTCAGCCCGGCCAACCGCGAACTGTACGCCCAAGGCATTGGCAATATCTGCAGCGGTTTGATCGGCGGCCTGCCGGTGACCAGCGTGATCGTCCGCAGCAGCGCGAACGTGTACTCGGGGGCCAAGTCCAAAGCTTCCACGATCATGCACGGCATTTGGCTGGGCGGCACCGTGTTCACCATCCCCTGGTTGTTGGAACAGATCCCGTTATCAGCTTTGGCGGCGATCCTATTGTTCACCGGTTACAAACTGGCCAAACCGGCAATCTTCATGGACGCCTGGAACAAAGGCTGGAATCAATTCCTGCCGTTCGCCCTGACCGTTCTGGCAATTGTGTTCACCGATTTGCTGATCGGAATCGTCATTGGTTTGATCGTCGGTGTGATCTTTGTTTTGCGATCAATGGAACGCACGCCATTTTTGAGCGAGCAAGAAAACCCGGTCACCGGAAATGTGACACGCTTGAAATTCGGCCAACACCTGACGTTCTTGAATCAATCACGCGTCCGCAAGACGCTGGACAAGTTTGCCGAGGGCAGTCACCTGATCTTGGACGCCAGCAAGACCGAGTACATCGACCCCGACGTCTTGGACACGATCCGTGACTTTCGCGATGTCAAAGCGCCCGCCAAAAAAATCGATGTCAGCTTTGTCGGTTTCCGTGATCGCTATGCCTTGGAAGACCGCAAGGGCTACAGCGATGTCGTGACCCGAGCCAAGCAAGCGGAATTGACACCGCTGGAAACATTGAACTTGCTTCGCCGGGGCAACGAGCGGTTCTTGTCCGGCGAAATGCTGGAACGTGATTGGTCACACCAACGCGATCAAACGTCCGAAGCTCAACACCCGATGGCCGCGCTGCTGGGGTGCATCGACAGTCGCGTCCCGGCGGAACTGGTCTTTGACGTCGGCATCGGTGACATCTTTTCCGTTCGTGTGGCCGGAAATGTGGTCAACGAAGACGTCCTGGGATCGTTGGAATACGCCGCGGAAGTCGGCGAAGTGAATCTGATCGTCGTCCTGGGACACACCCGATGCGGTGCGGTCACCGCGGCTTGCCAAGGCGTCAAACTGGGACACGTGACCGAGCTGATCGAAAAGATTTCGCCGATCGCACAGAACGTCCGAAGCCACCATACGGGCGAAGAAGACGCCGAATTTGTCGATCAAGTCGCCAAGCAAAATGTTTTGCACGTGATCGACGAAATCATCCGTCGCAGCGAAATCGTTGCGAACCTGATCAAAGAGGGCAAAGTCGATATCGTCGGCGGCATGTACCACCTGAAAGAAGGCCGTGTCGAATTCTTCGGCGGCATGATTGAACGACTCTCCGACACGGCGGCCACTTGA